A portion of the Sphingobacterium spiritivorum genome contains these proteins:
- a CDS encoding homogentisate 1,2-dioxygenase, whose amino-acid sequence MPIYHQLGKVPQKRHTIFRKPNGELFSEELVSTHGFSSTYSLVYHCYPPTLVKQIRDPYDVSPRIAREKHLKHTSLKGFKVQPKDDYLESRTPVLVNQDLHVSLAAPRLSMKDYFYKNSQADEIIFIHEGSGVLQTGYGKIRFEYGDYLVIPRGVIYQLHFDNPDNRLFIVESFSPIRTPKRYRNEFGQLMEHAPFCERDIKRPEDLETIDQTGEFEIRIKKQGLIYPYVYGSHPFDFVGWDGYHYPWAFSIHDFMPITGKLHQPPPVHQTFETETFVLCSFCPRLYDYHPQSIPAPYNHSNVDSDEVLYYVDGDFMSRKSVERGQITLHPGGIPHGPHPGTVEKSIGQTKTEELAVMIDPFRPLMLTKEALEIEDQEYYKSWIG is encoded by the coding sequence ATGCCAATTTATCATCAATTGGGAAAAGTCCCTCAAAAAAGACACACTATTTTCCGAAAACCCAACGGCGAACTGTTCTCTGAAGAACTGGTGTCAACTCATGGCTTCTCCAGTACGTATTCTCTGGTATATCATTGCTACCCGCCTACATTAGTGAAGCAGATCCGGGATCCGTATGATGTATCTCCACGCATAGCGCGTGAAAAACACCTCAAGCACACCAGTCTGAAAGGTTTTAAAGTACAACCTAAAGATGATTACCTCGAAAGCCGCACACCTGTACTGGTCAATCAGGATCTTCATGTGTCACTTGCGGCTCCAAGACTTTCCATGAAGGATTACTTCTATAAAAACAGTCAGGCGGATGAGATCATCTTTATCCATGAAGGCAGTGGTGTGCTGCAAACAGGCTATGGAAAGATCCGGTTTGAATATGGCGACTATCTGGTCATTCCCCGGGGTGTTATTTATCAGTTACATTTTGATAATCCGGACAACAGGCTGTTTATCGTGGAGTCTTTTTCTCCGATCCGTACGCCTAAACGTTACCGGAATGAATTCGGACAGCTTATGGAGCATGCGCCGTTTTGTGAGAGAGATATCAAACGGCCGGAAGATCTGGAAACGATAGATCAAACCGGAGAATTTGAAATCAGAATCAAAAAACAAGGACTTATATATCCATATGTATATGGCAGTCATCCCTTTGATTTTGTGGGTTGGGACGGATATCATTATCCATGGGCATTTTCTATTCATGATTTTATGCCTATTACCGGTAAACTTCATCAGCCTCCGCCGGTGCATCAGACTTTTGAGACGGAAACATTTGTACTCTGTAGTTTTTGTCCGAGATTATATGATTATCATCCTCAGTCTATTCCCGCTCCGTACAACCATAGCAATGTAGATTCAGATGAGGTGTTGTATTATGTGGACGGAGATTTTATGAGCCGCAAGAGTGTAGAACGCGGGCAGATCACCTTGCATCCCGGAGGTATTCCGCATGGGCCGCATCCGGGTACAGTGGAGAAAAGTATAGGGCAGACAAAAACAGAAGAACTGGCAGTCATGATCGATCCATTCAGGCCGTTGATGCTGACAAAAGAAGCGTTAGAAATTGAAGATCAGGAATATTATAAATCCTGGATAGGTTAA
- the hppD gene encoding 4-hydroxyphenylpyruvate dioxygenase, with protein sequence MAQTFAEKIALAQDFLPINGTDYIEFYVGNAKQAAHYYKTAFGFQSEAYAGPETGVRDRASYVLKQNKIRLVLTTALRSEHPVAEHVKKHGDGVKILALWVDDATKSFEETVKRGAKPYQEPQVMKDQHGEVCTSGIYTYGETIHMFIERKNYKGTFMPGYEVWDSDYQPEETGLQYIDHCVGNVGWNKMNETVEWYQHVMGFVNVLSFDDKQINTEYSALMSKVMSNGNGYVKFPINEPAEGKKKSQIEEYLEYYEGEGVQHAALATKDIVGTVKALKARGVEFLGAPPEAYYDMLPDRVGVIDEEIKVIQELGILVDRDDEGYLLQIFTKPVEDRPTLFYEIIQRKGAQSFGAGNFKALFEAIEREQEKRGNL encoded by the coding sequence ATGGCACAGACATTTGCAGAAAAAATAGCTTTGGCGCAGGATTTTCTGCCCATCAACGGAACAGATTACATTGAATTCTATGTAGGTAATGCCAAGCAGGCAGCACATTACTATAAAACAGCATTTGGGTTTCAGTCAGAAGCCTATGCAGGCCCCGAGACCGGAGTTAGAGACCGGGCTTCTTATGTATTAAAACAGAATAAAATCAGACTCGTGTTAACAACTGCATTGCGCTCTGAGCATCCTGTAGCCGAACATGTCAAAAAGCATGGTGACGGCGTCAAAATCCTTGCGCTTTGGGTAGATGATGCTACAAAATCATTTGAGGAGACAGTAAAGAGGGGCGCAAAACCTTATCAGGAACCTCAGGTAATGAAAGATCAGCATGGAGAAGTATGTACTTCAGGGATCTATACGTACGGAGAAACCATCCATATGTTTATAGAGCGTAAAAATTATAAGGGGACATTTATGCCGGGCTATGAAGTCTGGGACAGCGACTATCAGCCTGAAGAAACCGGATTGCAGTATATCGATCATTGTGTAGGTAATGTGGGATGGAATAAGATGAATGAAACTGTAGAGTGGTATCAGCATGTGATGGGATTTGTAAATGTCCTTTCTTTTGATGACAAACAAATCAATACGGAATATTCTGCCCTGATGAGTAAGGTGATGAGTAACGGAAACGGATATGTGAAATTTCCGATTAACGAACCTGCAGAAGGCAAGAAAAAATCACAGATTGAAGAGTACCTGGAATATTATGAAGGAGAAGGTGTGCAACATGCAGCACTGGCAACAAAGGATATTGTAGGTACAGTCAAAGCGCTTAAAGCAAGAGGAGTAGAGTTTTTGGGTGCTCCGCCAGAAGCGTATTATGATATGTTGCCAGATCGTGTTGGCGTGATTGATGAAGAAATAAAAGTGATTCAGGAATTGGGGATACTAGTTGATAGGGATGATGAGGGTTATCTGCTTCAAATATTTACAAAACCTGTAGAAGACAGACCTACACTTTTTTATGAGATCATACAACGCAAAGGAGCGCAAAGTTTTGGAGCCGGAAATTTTAAAGCTTTATTTGAGGCCATTGAACGGGAGCAGGAAAAACGAGGTAATCTGTAG
- a CDS encoding Glu/Leu/Phe/Val dehydrogenase dimerization domain-containing protein, which produces MKELLQAFERKRPEIIFEWKDNETEAEGWVVINSLRGGAAGGGTRMRAGLDRNEVESLAKTMEVKFTVSGPAIGGAKSGINFDPADPRKEAVLDRWFKVVTPLLKNYYGTGGDLNVDEIHDVIPLTEQYGLWHPQEGVLNGHFNVREKDRIHQIGQLRYGVSKVLEDAAFSPDLKRKYKVADMITGYGVAESVKHFYNLYGDTCAGKRAIIQGWGNVAASAAFYLSRLGVKIVGIIDRAGGLINREGFTEEEITTLFLNRKKNELYTPDLLPFAQINEEVWNIGAEIFIPAAASRLVSKEQVSLLVDNGLEVIASGANVPFADREIFYGPVMEFADQQVAVIPDFIANSGMARVFAYLMQPNVEISDEAIFSDVSSVIFNALQKIRNTTAERIHVSSHAYEIALKELV; this is translated from the coding sequence ATGAAAGAACTTTTGCAGGCTTTTGAGCGTAAAAGACCCGAAATTATATTTGAATGGAAAGACAATGAGACTGAAGCTGAAGGCTGGGTAGTGATCAACTCCCTTCGGGGTGGTGCTGCAGGCGGCGGCACCCGGATGCGGGCAGGTTTGGACCGTAACGAGGTGGAATCACTCGCTAAGACTATGGAAGTTAAATTTACCGTCTCCGGTCCCGCTATTGGTGGAGCAAAATCAGGAATAAATTTTGATCCTGCTGATCCCCGTAAAGAAGCAGTACTGGACCGCTGGTTTAAAGTTGTCACACCTTTGCTGAAAAATTATTATGGTACAGGAGGAGATTTGAATGTCGATGAAATACATGATGTAATACCGCTGACAGAACAGTACGGACTGTGGCATCCGCAGGAAGGAGTATTGAACGGACATTTTAATGTTCGTGAAAAGGATCGTATACATCAGATCGGACAGTTGCGTTACGGTGTCTCTAAAGTGCTGGAAGACGCGGCCTTCAGTCCTGATCTGAAGCGAAAATATAAAGTGGCCGATATGATAACGGGGTATGGAGTGGCAGAATCTGTAAAACACTTTTACAATCTTTATGGGGATACCTGTGCGGGAAAGCGTGCTATTATTCAGGGCTGGGGAAATGTTGCCGCTTCGGCAGCTTTTTATCTGAGCCGGCTTGGTGTGAAAATAGTGGGAATAATTGATCGGGCAGGAGGACTGATCAATAGAGAAGGATTTACAGAAGAAGAGATCACTACGCTTTTTCTCAATAGAAAAAAGAATGAACTGTATACTCCGGATCTGTTGCCCTTTGCACAGATCAACGAAGAAGTGTGGAATATCGGTGCGGAAATATTTATTCCGGCAGCCGCTTCACGTCTGGTCTCAAAAGAGCAGGTCAGTCTGTTAGTGGATAATGGGTTGGAAGTCATCGCTTCAGGAGCGAATGTGCCTTTTGCAGACAGAGAGATATTTTACGGGCCGGTGATGGAATTTGCAGATCAGCAAGTGGCAGTCATTCCTGATTTTATTGCCAATAGCGGAATGGCAAGAGTCTTTGCCTACCTGATGCAACCAAATGTAGAGATCAGTGATGAAGCTATTTTTTCGGATGTGTCTTCTGTTATTTTTAATGCCCTGCAAAAGATCCGTAACACAACAGCAGAGCGGATACATGTATCTTCTCATGCTTATGAAATCGCATTAAAAGAATTGGTATAA
- a CDS encoding deoxyguanosinetriphosphate triphosphohydrolase: MSENMQMNWKQLLSAKRWGYEDRINKDHLEARSEFQRDYDRLIFSSPFRRLQNKTQVFPLPGAVFVHNRLTHSLEVASVGRSLGRLFYAKMKEANPDVDEDYPFLQEVGNMVSAACLSHDLGNPAFGHSGESAISTYFTEGEGRKFQEQVSAEEWADLTHFEGNANALRILTHPFNGKDDKGFALTYTSLASIVKYPCAAIDGHIKKNHHRKKYGFFTAERESFAKIAAELGLLQDPTNPKGYLRHPLVYLVEAADDICYNIIDLEDAHHLKILSYNEVEELLLPLCGGENLRNRLDSLNDTASRVALLRAKAINTLIHGCVDVFFKEQDKFLAGTFPMALMDALEDDVVHQMKKISKISVAQIYNAPTVVQIEVAGYKVMNALLAEFVPAYLKKNKNGYDQKLVALVPNQFYTTNDDAYSKIRSILDYVSGMTDVYAIDLYRKIKGITIPSID; the protein is encoded by the coding sequence ATGTCTGAAAACATGCAAATGAATTGGAAACAGTTGCTCTCTGCTAAGCGTTGGGGATATGAGGATCGTATTAATAAAGATCATCTGGAGGCTCGTTCAGAATTTCAAAGAGACTATGACAGATTGATTTTTTCATCTCCATTCAGAAGATTACAGAATAAAACCCAGGTATTTCCATTACCCGGGGCTGTTTTTGTTCATAATCGTCTGACCCATAGTCTGGAGGTGGCAAGTGTAGGCCGTTCGTTGGGCAGGCTTTTTTATGCAAAAATGAAAGAAGCAAACCCTGATGTAGATGAGGACTATCCGTTTTTACAGGAAGTAGGAAACATGGTATCGGCCGCTTGTCTGTCGCATGATCTGGGTAATCCTGCTTTCGGGCATTCCGGAGAATCAGCCATCTCGACTTATTTTACAGAAGGAGAGGGGCGCAAATTTCAGGAACAGGTCTCTGCAGAAGAATGGGCAGATCTGACGCATTTTGAAGGAAATGCAAATGCATTGCGCATATTGACTCATCCTTTTAATGGGAAAGATGACAAAGGTTTTGCACTGACTTATACATCTCTGGCCTCTATTGTCAAGTATCCCTGTGCGGCCATCGACGGACATATCAAAAAGAATCATCATCGTAAAAAATATGGCTTTTTTACAGCCGAACGGGAGTCGTTTGCTAAAATAGCTGCGGAGTTGGGGTTGCTGCAGGATCCGACGAATCCTAAAGGATACCTTCGTCACCCTCTGGTTTATCTGGTAGAGGCTGCAGATGATATCTGTTACAATATTATCGACCTGGAAGATGCTCATCATCTCAAAATCCTGTCTTATAACGAAGTAGAAGAATTACTTTTACCTCTTTGTGGTGGTGAAAACTTACGCAACCGACTGGATAGCCTGAATGATACAGCCAGCAGGGTAGCTTTGCTTCGTGCAAAAGCAATCAATACATTAATTCACGGATGTGTAGATGTATTTTTCAAGGAACAGGACAAATTTCTGGCAGGCACATTTCCAATGGCGCTGATGGATGCACTAGAGGATGACGTTGTGCATCAGATGAAAAAAATATCCAAAATCTCGGTTGCGCAGATTTATAATGCGCCTACTGTTGTTCAGATTGAAGTGGCTGGTTACAAGGTTATGAATGCTTTATTGGCTGAATTTGTGCCCGCTTACCTCAAAAAAAATAAGAATGGCTATGATCAGAAGTTGGTCGCATTGGTTCCAAACCAATTTTACACAACCAACGATGATGCGTATTCCAAAATCCGCTCGATACTGGATTACGTTTCAGGTATGACCGATGTATACGCCATCGATTTATATCGCAAAATAAAAGGAATCACCATTCCTTCCATAGATTAA
- a CDS encoding type IA DNA topoisomerase has translation MKVVIAEKPSVARDLARVMGAKEVNDGYISGNGYAFTYAFGHLVQLCTPQAYGFHSWSVSNLPIIPAQFKLESKKVKKDGKQMDDGGALKQLNTIKGLLDKAEEVIVATDAGREGELIFRNIYYYLGANVPFKRLWISSQTDKAIKEGFANLKEGSEYDSLYMSARSRSESDWLIGINATQAITLAAGNRGLLSLGRVQTPTLAMICSRFIENKNFKPTAFYKIQAQFEKENIKFKATSNRIDQKDLAEETLAKITVGASAKVTKVEGKEVKEPPPLLYDLTNLQQDANKKYGYSADQTLSIAQTLYEKKVITYPRTGSRYIGEDVFEKIEELFQHLADTAEEGIATISRNLIGAKLNKRSVDDKKVTDHHALLVTDEKPSAMLKEQSNIYNMIAKRMVESFSDVCLKDITTVIMDAEGVELIAKGTVIKQYGWRLSADQLEQPEDDKKDSDDADTENAQLPKLSAEELLEILALDLMEKFTKAKPIHTEASLLKAMETSGKEIDDDEMRQAMKDCGLGTPATRAATIETLFQRDYIRRDKKKLIPTDKGLAVYNLVKDRAIAKVELTGKWEQKLEEMRANKVSYDVFMKHIKDFTVRITKELLQLRISLTQDAEPPKQTVSIKCPKCDKGSMILYDKVAQCDHYARGCDFKIWRTLSGVTLEEKEMKNLLEKGKTGALKNLQDKEGKKVDGVLVFENLKVSIA, from the coding sequence ATGAAAGTAGTTATCGCGGAAAAACCGTCTGTTGCAAGAGATCTGGCTCGTGTTATGGGAGCCAAGGAAGTGAATGACGGCTATATTTCGGGTAATGGGTATGCATTTACCTATGCATTTGGCCATCTGGTGCAGTTATGTACGCCACAGGCTTATGGTTTTCACAGCTGGTCAGTTTCTAATCTGCCTATTATACCTGCACAATTCAAGCTGGAGTCTAAAAAAGTAAAGAAAGACGGTAAGCAAATGGATGACGGAGGAGCTTTAAAGCAGCTGAATACAATAAAAGGTTTGCTGGATAAAGCAGAAGAGGTGATTGTAGCGACGGATGCCGGGCGTGAAGGAGAATTGATATTTCGTAATATTTACTATTATTTGGGCGCAAATGTTCCCTTCAAAAGATTATGGATTTCCAGCCAGACAGATAAAGCGATAAAAGAAGGATTTGCCAATCTCAAAGAAGGAAGCGAGTACGATAGCCTGTATATGTCCGCAAGGTCGCGTTCCGAATCGGACTGGCTGATCGGTATCAATGCAACACAGGCTATTACTCTGGCTGCGGGCAATCGCGGATTACTATCTCTGGGACGTGTACAGACACCCACATTGGCGATGATCTGCTCCCGTTTTATTGAAAATAAAAACTTTAAACCAACAGCTTTCTACAAGATACAGGCACAGTTTGAAAAGGAAAATATCAAGTTTAAAGCCACATCTAACCGAATAGATCAAAAAGATCTGGCGGAGGAAACACTGGCAAAAATAACTGTCGGGGCTTCGGCCAAAGTGACCAAAGTAGAAGGAAAGGAAGTCAAAGAACCTCCTCCCTTGCTGTATGATCTGACTAACTTACAACAGGATGCCAATAAGAAATACGGATATTCTGCAGATCAGACACTCAGTATTGCACAGACCCTCTACGAAAAGAAGGTAATCACTTATCCACGTACAGGCAGCCGCTACATAGGAGAGGATGTGTTTGAAAAAATAGAGGAGCTTTTCCAGCATCTTGCAGATACTGCTGAAGAGGGGATCGCAACAATAAGCCGAAATCTGATTGGAGCCAAACTCAATAAGCGCTCTGTAGATGATAAAAAAGTAACAGATCACCATGCCCTGCTTGTTACGGATGAAAAGCCTTCTGCTATGCTTAAGGAGCAATCCAATATATATAATATGATTGCTAAACGTATGGTGGAAAGTTTCTCTGATGTCTGCCTCAAGGATATCACAACTGTAATCATGGATGCGGAAGGTGTAGAACTGATCGCTAAAGGAACAGTTATCAAGCAGTACGGCTGGAGACTGTCTGCGGATCAGCTGGAACAACCGGAGGATGATAAGAAAGATAGCGATGATGCGGATACTGAAAACGCGCAGTTACCAAAACTTTCAGCGGAAGAATTACTGGAAATACTGGCGTTGGATCTGATGGAAAAATTTACCAAAGCCAAACCTATTCATACAGAAGCTTCTCTCTTAAAAGCAATGGAAACTTCAGGGAAGGAAATCGATGATGATGAAATGCGTCAGGCGATGAAAGACTGTGGATTGGGTACACCTGCTACACGAGCCGCAACCATTGAAACATTGTTTCAGCGTGATTATATCAGAAGAGATAAGAAGAAACTGATTCCTACTGATAAAGGACTGGCGGTGTATAATCTAGTCAAAGACCGGGCTATTGCAAAAGTGGAACTTACCGGTAAATGGGAACAGAAACTGGAAGAAATGCGTGCAAATAAAGTATCCTATGATGTGTTTATGAAGCATATTAAAGATTTTACGGTGCGTATCACAAAAGAATTGCTGCAACTGCGGATTTCACTGACACAGGATGCGGAACCACCGAAACAGACCGTCTCTATAAAATGTCCTAAATGTGATAAGGGCAGTATGATTCTGTATGACAAAGTCGCCCAATGTGATCATTATGCAAGAGGCTGTGACTTCAAAATATGGCGTACCCTTTCCGGCGTCACATTGGAAGAAAAGGAAATGAAAAACTTACTCGAAAAAGGTAAAACCGGTGCATTGAAGAACCTTCAGGACAAAGAAGGTAAAAAAGTTGACGGTGTTTTAGTTTTTGAAAATCTGAAAGTCAGTATTGCATAA
- a CDS encoding DoxX family protein, with amino-acid sequence MQLLINKEKTLDLIILSIRYLLAFIFLSYGIGKLSGGQFGNLSAKELATPIKDLSLFKTGWYLFDHQPFKYFIAISQITASLLLLYKRTVIIGALMLIPIIVNILIIDLTIMPHSFKIAFTFRLSFYLLFIALLLYYYREDLMPMLKKLMNIHTLKYKHSKLSYLLIPVFMVLLECLNGVFKIIYLIASNPQRSWEMLKDIF; translated from the coding sequence ATGCAATTACTAATCAATAAGGAAAAGACTTTAGATCTTATCATTCTTTCTATCCGATATTTACTGGCATTTATTTTTTTATCTTATGGTATTGGTAAACTTTCCGGAGGGCAATTTGGGAATCTGTCCGCAAAGGAGCTGGCTACCCCCATAAAAGACCTTTCGCTCTTTAAAACAGGCTGGTATCTTTTTGACCATCAACCCTTTAAATATTTTATCGCAATTTCACAGATTACAGCCTCATTATTACTTCTTTATAAAAGAACGGTCATTATCGGGGCATTAATGCTTATTCCCATAATAGTGAACATTCTGATCATCGATCTGACTATAATGCCACATAGTTTCAAAATAGCCTTTACTTTCCGTCTGTCTTTTTACCTGCTCTTTATTGCATTGTTACTGTATTATTATCGAGAAGATTTAATGCCAATGCTGAAAAAGCTAATGAATATACATACACTCAAATACAAACATAGTAAGCTGTCTTATCTGCTTATACCTGTTTTTATGGTGCTTCTCGAATGTTTAAACGGGGTTTTCAAAATCATCTATCTGATTGCTTCAAACCCGCAACGTAGCTGGGAAATGTTAAAGGATATATTCTGA
- a CDS encoding acyl-CoA dehydrogenase translates to MIFELSEEHKMIQAAARDFAQQDLKPGVIERDELAKFPFEHVKQMGQLGFMGMMVDPQYGGAGMDTIAYTLVLEELARIDASAAVIMSANNSLVCYGLDAFGTEEQKQKYLHPLASGEKLGAFALSEPEAGSDATSQHTIAEDKGDHYLLNGTKNWITNGGNADYYLVIAQTHPDKGHRGINVLIVEKGMEGFTVGPKENKLGIRSSDTHSLMFSDVKVPKENRIGEDGFGFKFAMKTLDGGRIGIAAQALGIAAGAYELALAYAKERKTFGKPISEHQAIQFKLADMEMEIEAARLLIHKAAWLKDNGQPYGKAAAMAKLFASEVAMKTTIEAIQIHGGYGYVKEYHVERLMRDAKITQIYEGTSEIQRLVIAREILK, encoded by the coding sequence ATGATATTTGAACTAAGCGAAGAACATAAAATGATACAGGCTGCTGCCCGTGACTTTGCACAACAGGATCTTAAACCGGGTGTAATTGAACGCGATGAACTCGCCAAATTTCCCTTTGAACACGTTAAGCAAATGGGACAACTTGGCTTCATGGGTATGATGGTCGATCCCCAATATGGTGGTGCAGGAATGGATACAATCGCCTATACACTTGTGCTGGAGGAGTTGGCCAGAATTGATGCATCTGCAGCTGTAATTATGTCTGCCAACAACTCTCTTGTATGCTATGGGTTAGATGCGTTTGGAACGGAGGAACAAAAACAGAAGTATTTACATCCGCTTGCCTCCGGCGAAAAATTAGGTGCTTTTGCTTTGTCAGAGCCTGAAGCTGGGTCTGATGCAACTTCACAGCATACAATTGCAGAGGATAAAGGAGATCACTACCTGCTGAACGGCACAAAAAACTGGATCACTAATGGTGGAAATGCAGATTACTATCTTGTGATCGCTCAGACGCATCCTGACAAAGGTCATCGCGGCATTAATGTTTTGATTGTAGAAAAAGGAATGGAGGGATTCACCGTAGGCCCGAAAGAAAACAAACTGGGTATTCGCAGTTCAGACACCCACTCTCTTATGTTTTCGGATGTCAAAGTGCCTAAAGAAAATCGTATAGGAGAAGATGGATTCGGGTTCAAATTTGCAATGAAAACACTGGATGGTGGGCGCATAGGTATTGCAGCGCAGGCACTCGGTATTGCAGCGGGAGCGTATGAGCTGGCGCTGGCATATGCTAAAGAGCGGAAGACATTTGGTAAACCGATTTCCGAACATCAGGCTATTCAATTCAAACTCGCTGACATGGAAATGGAAATAGAAGCAGCACGACTCCTTATTCATAAAGCCGCCTGGCTAAAAGATAACGGACAGCCTTATGGCAAAGCAGCAGCTATGGCCAAATTATTTGCTTCTGAAGTTGCAATGAAAACAACAATAGAAGCGATTCAGATTCACGGCGGATATGGATATGTCAAGGAATACCATGTCGAACGTCTGATGCGAGACGCAAAGATCACGCAGATCTATGAAGGTACTTCCGAAATTCAACGTCTGGTTATAGCCCGTGAAATCTTAAAATAA
- a CDS encoding peroxiredoxin: protein MSLRLGDEAPNFKAQTTIGDIDFHDYIKDSWVVFFSHPSDYTPVCTTELGRTAKLKSEFDKRGVKALALSVDNLEDHHNWVKDINETQDTTVNFPIVADVDRHISELYDMIHPNASATATVRSVFIIGPDKKIKLTLTYPASTGRNFDEILRVIDSLQLTADYSVATPADWKHGEDVIVVPAIKTEDIPAKFPKGFKEIKPYLRTTPQPNL, encoded by the coding sequence ATGAGTTTAAGATTAGGAGACGAAGCCCCGAATTTCAAGGCGCAAACAACAATAGGAGATATTGATTTTCATGATTATATCAAAGACAGCTGGGTTGTGTTTTTTTCACACCCATCAGATTATACGCCGGTATGTACAACTGAACTTGGACGTACAGCCAAACTGAAATCTGAGTTTGACAAAAGAGGAGTGAAGGCACTTGCTTTAAGTGTTGACAATCTGGAAGATCATCACAACTGGGTGAAGGATATTAATGAAACGCAGGATACGACAGTCAATTTTCCGATTGTAGCGGATGTCGACCGTCATATTTCGGAATTATATGATATGATCCATCCGAATGCTTCTGCTACTGCAACAGTGCGTTCGGTATTTATTATCGGACCTGATAAGAAGATCAAACTGACATTGACTTATCCGGCATCTACAGGGCGTAATTTTGATGAAATACTACGTGTGATTGATTCCTTACAGCTTACAGCTGATTATTCTGTTGCTACACCTGCAGATTGGAAACACGGAGAGGATGTCATCGTGGTGCCGGCTATTAAGACCGAAGATATACCGGCTAAATTTCCAAAAGGATTTAAGGAAATAAAACCTTATCTGCGTACTACTCCGCAACCGAATTTATAG